The following are encoded in a window of Pseudalgibacter alginicilyticus genomic DNA:
- a CDS encoding NAD(P)H-dependent flavin oxidoreductase: MTTTLTALLKIKYPIIQAPMFLVSNVDMVVEAMKSGIAGCIPALNYRTLEELKAAIKALKAAKVAGGSFGFNLIVNKSNVKYKAQLEVICDLGCDFIITSLGSPEETIKQAHKAGIKVFCDVVDLKFAQKVERLGADAIIAVNNQAGGHRGTISPKDLITNLVAECDIPIISAGGVGNKKDIDIMLSYGAAGVSVGSPFIASVEAGVTNEYKQACVDYGAKDIVMTERISGTPCTVINTPYVKKIGTKATWLESVLNKHKILKKWVKMVRFSIGMRATEKAAKKATYKTVWVAGPSIEQTTEILPVKDIVKRLIY; the protein is encoded by the coding sequence ATGACCACAACATTAACTGCATTACTTAAAATAAAGTATCCTATTATTCAAGCTCCTATGTTTTTGGTGTCTAATGTTGATATGGTTGTAGAAGCTATGAAATCAGGTATAGCTGGTTGTATCCCTGCATTGAATTATAGAACTTTAGAAGAATTAAAGGCTGCTATTAAAGCATTAAAAGCAGCTAAAGTAGCGGGAGGTTCATTTGGTTTTAATTTAATCGTAAACAAATCTAATGTAAAATATAAAGCACAATTAGAAGTGATTTGTGATTTGGGTTGTGATTTTATAATTACGTCATTGGGGAGTCCCGAAGAAACTATCAAACAAGCACATAAAGCAGGTATTAAAGTATTTTGTGATGTGGTAGATTTAAAATTTGCTCAAAAAGTGGAACGTTTAGGAGCCGATGCAATTATAGCTGTAAATAATCAAGCAGGTGGGCATCGAGGTACTATTTCTCCAAAAGATTTAATAACCAATTTGGTAGCAGAGTGTGATATTCCAATTATTTCAGCAGGTGGTGTAGGAAATAAAAAAGATATCGATATTATGCTAAGCTATGGTGCAGCTGGAGTTTCTGTTGGAAGTCCGTTTATAGCCTCTGTGGAAGCTGGTGTCACTAATGAGTATAAGCAAGCTTGTGTGGATTATGGTGCTAAGGATATAGTTATGACAGAGCGAATATCTGGGACACCATGCACCGTTATTAATACACCTTATGTTAAAAAAATAGGTACTAAAGCTACTTGGTTGGAGTCGGTTTTAAACAAGCATAAGATACTTAAAAAATGGGTTAAAATGGTCAGGTTTAGTATTGGTATGCGCGCAACTGAAAAAGCAGCTAAAAAAGCCACTTATAAAACGGTTTGGGTAGCAGGCCCTAGTATTGAGCAAACTACCGAAATTTTGCCTGTAAAAGATATTGTAAAGCGTTTGATTTATTAG
- a CDS encoding Do family serine endopeptidase gives MKKFATLVLVSALGGILTLGSYKLFLEKETPAPVSNTESPTATFLPTNNASNALYKAYETPDFTKAAENSIHSVVHVKNTSMRSRQMTIQDFFSGRNPQQAQVGTGSGVIITPDGYIITNNHVINNSQELTVTLNDNKTYDAKIIGSDAKTDIALLKIEADEELPYAAFGDSDQAKIGEWVLAVGNPFNLTSTVTAGIISAKSRDLSGGTYSQSFIQTDAAVNPGNSGGALVNTHGELIGINTAISSQTGSYIGYSFAVPSNIARKVIEDIMEYGNVQNGILGVMGGSLNSKTAETIGIEDTQGFYIDSVVEDSGAEKAGLKKGDIIKEIDNVKISKFSDLSGHLSTKRPDDTVQVTFSRNGDIKTIPVKLARNETTIIPLVGQVKNAKKEDLKKYKASNGVKILELNEKYADYWRNNGVKPGTIISAINDTKINSVDDAKNILDNSSPNEPLRIEIINEHGEKERYNFR, from the coding sequence ATGAAAAAATTTGCAACATTAGTATTAGTTTCAGCATTAGGTGGTATTTTAACTTTAGGTTCATATAAACTATTTTTAGAAAAAGAAACCCCTGCACCGGTTTCAAATACCGAATCACCAACAGCAACATTTTTGCCAACAAATAATGCAAGTAACGCACTTTATAAAGCGTACGAAACTCCAGACTTTACCAAAGCAGCAGAAAACAGTATCCATTCTGTTGTTCACGTAAAGAATACGTCTATGCGGTCTAGACAAATGACCATTCAAGATTTCTTTTCTGGTAGAAATCCTCAACAAGCACAAGTTGGTACTGGTTCTGGTGTTATTATTACACCCGATGGTTATATTATAACAAACAACCATGTTATTAATAACTCTCAAGAACTCACGGTAACATTAAACGATAATAAAACATACGATGCCAAAATCATAGGCTCAGATGCCAAAACAGATATTGCCTTACTAAAAATTGAAGCCGATGAAGAATTACCATATGCTGCATTTGGAGATTCCGACCAAGCTAAAATTGGAGAATGGGTATTAGCCGTTGGTAACCCGTTTAATTTAACCTCTACTGTCACAGCAGGTATTATTAGTGCTAAATCTAGAGATTTAAGTGGCGGAACATATTCACAATCTTTTATTCAAACGGATGCTGCTGTAAACCCAGGAAACTCTGGTGGTGCTTTGGTTAACACTCATGGTGAACTTATTGGAATTAACACCGCTATTTCATCTCAAACAGGCTCTTACATCGGTTATTCATTTGCTGTACCCAGCAATATAGCTCGCAAAGTTATTGAAGACATTATGGAATACGGGAATGTACAAAATGGTATTCTTGGCGTTATGGGTGGCTCTTTAAATAGTAAAACTGCGGAAACTATTGGCATTGAAGACACTCAAGGCTTTTATATTGATAGTGTTGTGGAAGACTCTGGTGCTGAAAAAGCAGGTTTGAAAAAAGGAGACATTATCAAAGAAATTGACAATGTTAAAATTTCTAAGTTTTCTGATTTAAGTGGTCATTTAAGTACCAAACGTCCAGATGATACTGTACAAGTAACCTTTTCTCGTAATGGTGATATAAAAACCATTCCTGTAAAATTAGCAAGAAATGAAACCACAATTATTCCACTAGTAGGTCAAGTTAAAAATGCTAAAAAAGAAGATTTAAAGAAATATAAAGCTTCCAATGGTGTTAAAATATTAGAGCTAAACGAAAAATATGCGGACTATTGGAGAAACAATGGTGTAAAACCTGGTACTATTATTTCAGCCATAAACGACACCAAAATAAATTCTGTTGATGATGCTAAAAATATTTTAGATAACAGTTCGCCAAATGAACCTTTACGCATCGAAATTATTAATGAACACGGCGAAAAAGAACGTTACAATTTTAGATAA